ATAGAAACTTTGATATTGACCTAGTTTCAGAAGTTTTAGACCTTAGGGAAATTAAGGCTAAGAGGATTAAACTTGATAAAAGCCTTGTGAAAAAATCAAGGAAAGACTTGTCAAAGACAGTCCAAACCATAAATGATTTTGTTGGCGGAGATGAAGAACTTCCTGTGAATGAGGAAATTCCAGAAGAACTTAAGACCGAGGATAAAAAGGAAGAAAATCAAATTTCTAATGAAAAGATTTCTTCATCAGCAAAATCTTTTCTAGAAAAAATCTTAAAAGAAGGCTTTATTTCAAAGAAGGAAGCGACTGGCCTTGCTATGGATCAAGGGCTTTTCTTAAATGTTTTTATTAATAATATTAATGACGAATTATTTGAATATATAAATGATCAGACTTTGGTAATTGAGGATGACAGGATCCTTATTGATGAGTTTTATGAACAAATGGTAAAGGAGTTAATTGATGGATAGGATAAATCCAAAAGAAGCGAGCACTATTATAAAAAGTCTTGAAGCGGGAGTTGTGCCAGACATTGGCCTTGGCCACCTCCTTGTAGGCAGAAAGGCTGAAGTTGACGAGCTTATAAAGATTTTGGCAAATATAGAAAATGGAGATTCTGACCTAAGGTTTTGGGTTGGCGATTTCGGGTCCGGCAAGTCTTTTATGCTTAAAACCATAGAAAACCTAGCCCTTTCTAAAAACTTTGTAGCATCAACCATTGATCTAAATCCATCAAGAAGATTTTATGCGACAGACAGGAAAGCTGTAAACTTATATTCTACAATTATTGAAAACCTCAAGACAAAAAACGCCAGGACTGGCAATGTAATTGAAATAATTTTTGAAGAATGGATTTCAAATATCTTTGCCAAGCTAAGCGCAGACAAAGGATACGACTTACAAGATTTGATGAGAGGCGAATATAAGGACGATGTAATAGGAATTATCCTTGAAACTCTGGCAAAATTTAGGACAGTTGGGCTTTCCTATGAATTAGGTCAAGCAATTTCAACATACTATGAGGGCTTTATTACGGGTAACAGAATCTTAAAGCTTAAGGCTATGAGGTGGATAAGGGGAGATATTACCACAAAGACAGAAGCTAAAAAAGACTTGGGCATAAATGAAATAATTAATGATGATAATTATTTTGAAGCTATAAAAAATCTTGCCGAGCTTTTTCAAGAAATTGGCTATGCTGGTTTTGTAATAAATTTTGATGAGGCGGTAAACCTCTACAAACTCCCACACGCCACAACCAGGGAAAGAAATTACGAAAAGATTTTAAATATTTACAACGAATGTAAGTCAAACCAAGCCAAGGGTTTGTTTATAAATTTTGGGGCAACAAGAAAGACTGTTTTTGACGAATCGAGGGGACTTGCTTCCTATGGTGCCCTAAAAGGCAGGCTTGGAAGCGAAGCCTCTATGGATAGTGATTTTGTAAATACCAATAAAACTGTCCTTGGCCTTAAGGTATTAAGTGACGAAGAGATTTACACCTTGCTTGAAAATCTGGTAAATATTTACAACACTCATTATAAAGCTGAAATAGATGTATCAAGTTCTGAAATAATTTCCTACATGGAAGGTCAGCTAAATAGGCCGGGTGCCGATGAATTTTTGACCCCAAGGGCAGTAATCAAGGACTTTATAGAAATACTTGATATTAAAAGACAAAATCCAGAGACAGAAATTTCTGATCTTTTAGCTGATAAGTTTGGAAATATTCTTCCTGTTGCCAAAGACCCTGACAATTTAGATGATGAAATAGAAGTGATATGACAAGTTCTTATGATTTATTAGCCAGGGATATGAGAAAGTATATCTACGAAAAAGGCTGGCCATCACTTACAAAAATCCAAGATGCTGCTATTAAACACCTATATGGTTCGGAGAATAATTTAATCTTAGCAGCACCAACAGCATCTGGAAAAACTGAGGCAGCCTTTTTGCCAGCCATATCCCAGTCCACAGATATTAAAAATAAGCTAAAAATTTTATATATTTCACCTCTTATTGCCCTTATAAATGACCAATTTAAAAGAATTACTGATATGTGTGAGGACCTTGATATTGGTGTCACTAGCTGGCATTCTGAGGCATCGGTCAGTCAAAAGGAAAAACTTGTGGAAAATCCTTCGGGTATTTTACTTATAACTCCAGAATCCCTGGAAGCCATGCTAGTTTCCGATAAGGGGAGGGCAGAAATATTATTTAAGGACCTGGATTTTATCATAGTTGATGAAATCCACGGATTTTTGGATTCAAATAGGGGATTACAATTAAAGTCTCTCCTTGTAAGAATACAAAATTATACAGAAAAAAACCCTAGAATGCTGGGCCTTTCTGCAACTATAGGGGATAAAAACTACGACTTAGCTAAAAATTTTTTCTTAAATGGGAGGGAGACTAATATCCTCCTTGATAGGTCGAAAAACGACTTAGTGACTAGTCTTGATTATATAGAATGCACAGATGTAAATGAAGAAATTGCTAAAAAAATTTTGGAATATTCCCTAGGAAAATCAACCCTAGTTTTTCCAAATTCTAGGGCAAAGGTGGAGAAATTATCTTACTTGCTAAAAAAACTTGTGGCAGAAAATTCCTATGAAATTAGGGTTTTCTCCCATCATTCGTCAATATCAAAGCTAAAGCGAACTGAGATAGAAAATTTTGCCAAAACTAGCAGGCAAGATTTTATAATTGTGGCAACTTCTACCCTAGAACTGGGAATTGACATAGGGGCGGTTGACCAAGTAATTCAAGTAGGATCTGCAGCTTCGGTTTTATCTTTATCTCAAAGACTCGGTAGGTCAGGAAGAAGGACTCGAAAATCAGTCATCCATCAAATCGCCACAGATAAATGGGACTTAGTCCAGGCCTTGGCATCACTAAAGCTTTTTGAAGAAGGCAAGCTTGATAAAATTGACGTTCCAAGAAAATCTTATGATATTTTTGCCCACCAGGTCTTATCGACCCTACTTGAAAAAAACGGTCTTTTAATTGAGGATTTTTACAATTTAAACCAAGATTTAAAATCTTTCGCAGATATTTCTGATGAAGAATTTAAGACCATAACTAAATATCTTTTAGATAAAGATTTTGTGGAAGAAATTGACGGCCAATATATAGTCGGCAAAGAAGCTGAAAAACTAATGACCATGGGATCTTTTTATAACCAATTTGTGGCGAAAAAAACTTACAAGGTCCAAACTGATAAGCTAGTCTTGGGAGAAATTGAACTTGGAGAAAATTTAAGAATCGCCGATAGGATTTACCTTTCTGGAGGGGTTTGGAAAATCGAAGCCATAAACCACAAGACTCGAAAAATTAGAGTCAGCCTTTCTGATAAGGCAAACGCCAGGAGTTTTGCTGGAACAGGTGGATTTGAAATTAGCGGTCAAGTAAGGGCAAAGATGGAAGAAATTTTATTAAATCCTGAGGGCCTTGACCTTGATGAAAAAATAAAAGAAATAATAAAGGATTTATGCGAGGAGATAAGTGAAGAGGCTTATCATTTTGTAGACCTCGATGGCAAGACTGGCCTTAGGACTTTTAGGTCAACAAAAATAAATAAAACCCTGGCTCTTATGCTAAATATCAAAACAAAGTCCCTTGATTATTATGTAGAAGATAAGTCTTCAACTATTTTGGGACCGAAAATTAAAAAAGACTTTGAAAACCTAAGGGAAAATCCACTTGAATATTCTGATATAGAAGCTTATCTTGCTGAAAATCCAAGGCTTATAGAAGGCTATATTTCCTTAAATAAGTTTATGGTCCTTGTACCAGATTCTTTGAAAGTTATTTATATTATAGAAAATATCTTAGACCTAGGTGGAGCAAATGAATACTTACAAAACTTGTAATTAAATATTTCCTTATTTCATGTTATTATTTAATTAACAAAAAATAAGGAGGATATCATGAAACACGCAAAAGAAATGTTACTTATAGGTCTAATAGTTTTTGGAGGAATTTTTCTAAAAGCATCTGGATCTATAGGACAAAAAGACTATGAAAATGAATTAAGAGATAAGAAGGCCAAGGTAGAAGAATATTTGGGCCAGGTTGATGGAGTAGAAAAAGAATTTGTAGAAAAATATCTAAATCACGAGGATGAAGATCCAAGTGTGGTTGTTAGCGAAAATACAAACCTTGATACAGGCGAGTCATATAAATATATACAAGCTAGAGATTCAGAAATAAATATTGATATTGGCGGCAGGCTTGATGGGGTAATCTTCTTTAGAAAAGGCAATGAAAGATGTTGGATAGATACAAATAAAAAGATTTATTATACAGATACTTTCGATTATAGCAAAAATCCTAAGGAAGACTCTATAATTTCTAGTAATGAAGAAATGATTTACGAAAAATTCTTAGATGGCTACGACAAAGAAGTCGAAAAACTAGAAAACGGCTACAAAGTAACTAGTCTTGATGATTTAAACAAGGGATCATATGATATCTATGATGAGGATATTAACTTAATTGAATCCTTCACAGACAACAGCCAAGGTAGGTGGAAAGAAGTTATTGTTTCAAGATCCGCAGATGTTAATGAAACTTATGAGAAGCTCCTAGGCCTAAAAGACACCTATACAATGGTTGACGATTTAGGTCAAATAAAAAACAAAGGTAAGCAATGAAATTTGAGAGAATTTTAAAAGTAGAAAATCTTGAAAAATATTATGGTAAGGAAGACAAAAGAGTCTTATCCCAGCTAAACTTTGACCTTCTTGAAGGCGAGTTTTTAGGCTTAATGGGCAAGTCCGGCTCGGGAAAGACTACTATCCTTAATTGTCTAGCAAGCATAGGGTCCTTTAATAAGGGCTCTATTTCCTATTTTGATAAGGATATTTCCCTTTTTAATAGGAGGGCGATTTCTTCTTATAGAAAAAATGTAATTTCCTATATCTACCAAGATTTTAAACTAATTGATATTCTCACTGCCTATGAAAATATAATCTTGCCTTTAAATATTTCAAATAAACAAATAGATAAGGCAAGGGTCTTAGAAATTGCAAAGATTTTAGAAATTGAGGACATACTTGATTCTTATCCGGAAAGTCTTTCTGGCGGGGAAAAGCAAAGGGTAGCCATAGCTAGGGCTTTGATAAAAGAATCAAAGATTATCTTAGCAGACGAGCCAACAAGTTCTCTAGATAGTAAGCTTAGTGCAAATGTCCTAAGACTTTTAAAAACTTTTAATAAGGTCCACAAAAGATC
This genomic window from Anaerococcus murdochii contains:
- a CDS encoding ATP-binding protein yields the protein MDRINPKEASTIIKSLEAGVVPDIGLGHLLVGRKAEVDELIKILANIENGDSDLRFWVGDFGSGKSFMLKTIENLALSKNFVASTIDLNPSRRFYATDRKAVNLYSTIIENLKTKNARTGNVIEIIFEEWISNIFAKLSADKGYDLQDLMRGEYKDDVIGIILETLAKFRTVGLSYELGQAISTYYEGFITGNRILKLKAMRWIRGDITTKTEAKKDLGINEIINDDNYFEAIKNLAELFQEIGYAGFVINFDEAVNLYKLPHATTRERNYEKILNIYNECKSNQAKGLFINFGATRKTVFDESRGLASYGALKGRLGSEASMDSDFVNTNKTVLGLKVLSDEEIYTLLENLVNIYNTHYKAEIDVSSSEIISYMEGQLNRPGADEFLTPRAVIKDFIEILDIKRQNPETEISDLLADKFGNILPVAKDPDNLDDEIEVI
- a CDS encoding DEAD/DEAH box helicase — encoded protein: MTSSYDLLARDMRKYIYEKGWPSLTKIQDAAIKHLYGSENNLILAAPTASGKTEAAFLPAISQSTDIKNKLKILYISPLIALINDQFKRITDMCEDLDIGVTSWHSEASVSQKEKLVENPSGILLITPESLEAMLVSDKGRAEILFKDLDFIIVDEIHGFLDSNRGLQLKSLLVRIQNYTEKNPRMLGLSATIGDKNYDLAKNFFLNGRETNILLDRSKNDLVTSLDYIECTDVNEEIAKKILEYSLGKSTLVFPNSRAKVEKLSYLLKKLVAENSYEIRVFSHHSSISKLKRTEIENFAKTSRQDFIIVATSTLELGIDIGAVDQVIQVGSAASVLSLSQRLGRSGRRTRKSVIHQIATDKWDLVQALASLKLFEEGKLDKIDVPRKSYDIFAHQVLSTLLEKNGLLIEDFYNLNQDLKSFADISDEEFKTITKYLLDKDFVEEIDGQYIVGKEAEKLMTMGSFYNQFVAKKTYKVQTDKLVLGEIELGENLRIADRIYLSGGVWKIEAINHKTRKIRVSLSDKANARSFAGTGGFEISGQVRAKMEEILLNPEGLDLDEKIKEIIKDLCEEISEEAYHFVDLDGKTGLRTFRSTKINKTLALMLNIKTKSLDYYVEDKSSTILGPKIKKDFENLRENPLEYSDIEAYLAENPRLIEGYISLNKFMVLVPDSLKVIYIIENILDLGGANEYLQNL
- a CDS encoding ABC transporter ATP-binding protein — encoded protein: MKFERILKVENLEKYYGKEDKRVLSQLNFDLLEGEFLGLMGKSGSGKTTILNCLASIGSFNKGSISYFDKDISLFNRRAISSYRKNVISYIYQDFKLIDILTAYENIILPLNISNKQIDKARVLEIAKILEIEDILDSYPESLSGGEKQRVAIARALIKESKIILADEPTSSLDSKLSANVLRLLKTFNKVHKRSIIMASHDTRAISFTDRVLFLDDGKIYNELRRKENESREEFLERIENADRKFLR